A genome region from Lonchura striata isolate bLonStr1 chromosome 36, bLonStr1.mat, whole genome shotgun sequence includes the following:
- the B3GAT3 gene encoding LOW QUALITY PROTEIN: galactosylgalactosylxylosylprotein 3-beta-glucuronosyltransferase 3 (The sequence of the model RefSeq protein was modified relative to this genomic sequence to represent the inferred CDS: inserted 2 bases in 2 codons) — MRLRLRNVFLVYFVVSLVGLFCALRELGRPCPCPHPEPERRRGRSGGXPGGEGLPPIYVVTPTYARPVQKAELVRLSQTLLHVPALHWVVVEDAAAPSALVGGXLAASGVSFTHLSAETPPELRAGPGPRPWLFPRGAEQRNRALRWLRDTRRADEPGVVYFADDDNTYSLRLFEEMRSTRASRGGVSVWPVGLVGGLRLERPLVAGGRVVGFHTGWRPERPFPLDMAGFAVGLRLLLAHPRARFDPRAERGFLESSFLGGLVTPGQLEPRADNCTQVLVWHTRTEKPKLRQEEQLQRQGRGSDPDIEV, encoded by the exons ATGCGGCTGCGGCTCAGGAACGTTTTCCTCGTTTATTTCGTGGTGTCGCTCGTGGGGCTCTTCTGCGCCCTGCGGGAGCTCG gccggccctgtccctgcccccaCCCTGAGCCCGAACGtcgccggggccgctccgggg gtcccgggggggagGGGCTGCCCCCGATCTACGTGGTGACCCCCACCTACGCCAG gcCGGTGCAGAAGGCGGAGCTGGTGCGCCTGTCCCAGACTCTGCTCCACGTCCCCGCCCTGCACTGGGTGGTGGTGGAGGACGCCGCCGCCCCCTCGGCGCTGGTCGGGG TCCTGGCGGCCTCGGGGGTCTCCTTCACCCACCTGAGCGCCGAGACCCCCCCCGAGCtgcgggcgggcccggggccccGTCCCTGGCTGTTCCCGCGCGGGGCCGAGCAGCGGAACCGGGCGCTGCGCTGGCTGCGGGACACGCGCCGCGCCGACGAGCCCGGCGTCGTCTACTTCGCCGACGACGACAACACCTACAGCCTGCGGCTCTTCGAGGAG ATGCGCAGCACGCGCGCGT CACGCGGCGGCGTGTCGGTCTGGCCCGTGGGGCTGGTGGGGGGCCTGCGGCTGGAGCGGCCGCTGGTGGCCGGGGGCCGCGTGGTCGGCTTCCACACGGGCTGGCGGCCGGAGCGGCCGTTCCCGCTGGACATGGCCGGCTTCGCCGTGGGGCTGCGCCTGCTGCTCGCCCACCCCCGCGCCCGCTTCGACCCCCGCGCCGAGAGGGGATTCCTGGAGAGCTCCTTCCTGGGGG GGCTGGTGACCCCCGGGCAGCTGGAGCCACGGGCCGACAACTGCACCCAG GTGCTGGTGTGGCACACGCGCACCGAGAAGCCGAAGCTGcgccaggaggagcagctgcagcgccagggccggggctccgaCCCCGACATCGAGGTTTAG